The Deltaproteobacteria bacterium genome segment TTAAAATGTTGAAATAGCCCATGGACTTTACGCATCTCTTTTTACAAATGCTTTTTGCCCTCGTGATTGTTTCCGTCGCGGCTGTTTTGATTTTGCGTTATGTGCTCCCGAAACTTTCTTGGGCCAGAAAATTTCAAAAAACGGGAAATTTTGAATTGATCGATCGTTTTGGTCTCGATTTTCGTCGCGCCATTTATCTCGTGCGTGTCGGGAAAAAATATCTGGTGTTGGGAGGTTCCGAATCAGGATTACATTGCCTGTCGGAATTAAAACCCGATGAACTCGAAAGGACTAAGAGTGAAACAAGAATTTCGCAATAGACTTTGGATTCTGGGAGGAATGGTTTTTTCCATTTTGGTTACCTCGCCACTTTATGCCCAAGACATGAAAGGGATGGGAGTTTCCAAACCGCTTGTTCTGTTGATTGTCTTAGCCGCGTTGTCGCTCGTTCCTTTTATTCTCATGATGGCCACCTCGTTTGTAAAACTCGCGGTGGTTTTATCGCTTATCCGCAATGCTCTGGGCACACAGCAGGTGCCGCCAAACGTGGTTATCACAGGCTTGGCGCTTATTCTCACGATCTACATTATGTCGCCCGTGGGACTCA includes the following:
- a CDS encoding flagellar biosynthetic protein FliO, encoding MDFTHLFLQMLFALVIVSVAAVLILRYVLPKLSWARKFQKTGNFELIDRFGLDFRRAIYLVRVGKKYLVLGGSESGLHCLSELKPDELERTKSETRISQ